From a single Micromonospora pallida genomic region:
- a CDS encoding GMC family oxidoreductase — protein sequence MTATPAGADIVVVGAGSAGCALARRLVDRGLRVVVLEAGGADTNPDIATPGRLAYLWFAEEDWAYHTAAQPHAGHRRLHWPRGRVLGGSSALNGMIWARGAAADYDHWAYLGNDGWSWTDVLPVHRRMEDLDAVSPLRGTGGPIHVMSQYRPDPIFESCLKAAQEIGVGINPDYNSGELDGASQTQLTIRDGRRQSAAVGYLHPVLDHPGLTVVTRAHARRLLFAGDRCTGVEWERDGRTHTTHADVEVIVSAGTVESPRLLLLSGIGDAADLRRHGIDVRAHLPGVGRNLHDHLLTPVIFGTTRPVGRSPDLSPMQSQLFWRSRSGLPVPDVQMLHFPVPMYQPGMSGPPDGFTLQAGLVRPASRGRISLVDADPHAGLDIDPAALSCPQDVEALVDAVLLCREMGAASALTGEWGAREVHPGPQIRTRDDLRDYVRATAGTYHHQVGACKMGADDQAVVDARLRVHGVRGLRVADASIMPAVTTANTNAPAILIGELAADFVTADHTRQDQP from the coding sequence GTGACAGCGACACCTGCCGGCGCGGACATCGTCGTCGTCGGCGCCGGATCCGCCGGCTGCGCCCTGGCCCGCCGGCTCGTCGATCGCGGGCTACGCGTCGTCGTGCTCGAGGCCGGCGGCGCGGACACCAACCCCGACATCGCCACGCCGGGACGGCTGGCCTACCTCTGGTTCGCCGAGGAGGACTGGGCCTATCACACCGCGGCACAACCCCACGCCGGGCACCGGCGCCTGCACTGGCCACGCGGACGGGTGCTCGGTGGTTCCAGCGCGCTCAACGGCATGATCTGGGCGCGTGGCGCCGCGGCCGACTACGACCACTGGGCGTACCTCGGTAACGACGGCTGGTCCTGGACGGACGTCCTACCGGTCCACCGGCGCATGGAGGACCTCGATGCCGTCTCCCCACTGCGCGGCACCGGCGGACCGATCCACGTCATGTCCCAGTACCGCCCCGATCCGATCTTCGAGTCCTGCCTCAAGGCCGCCCAGGAGATCGGTGTCGGGATCAACCCCGACTACAACTCCGGCGAACTGGACGGGGCGTCGCAGACCCAGTTGACCATCCGCGACGGCCGGCGGCAGAGCGCCGCCGTGGGGTACCTCCACCCCGTCCTCGACCACCCGGGGCTCACCGTCGTCACCCGCGCGCACGCCCGTCGGCTGCTGTTCGCCGGCGACCGCTGCACCGGCGTGGAGTGGGAGCGCGACGGGCGCACCCACACCACCCACGCCGACGTCGAGGTGATCGTCTCCGCCGGCACCGTCGAATCGCCCCGCCTGCTGCTGCTCTCCGGCATCGGCGACGCCGCCGACCTACGCCGACACGGCATCGACGTCCGGGCGCACCTGCCCGGCGTGGGCCGCAACCTGCACGACCACCTGCTCACCCCGGTCATCTTCGGCACCACCCGCCCGGTCGGACGCAGTCCCGACCTGTCGCCGATGCAGAGCCAGCTGTTCTGGCGTAGCCGGTCCGGCCTGCCGGTACCCGACGTCCAGATGCTGCACTTCCCGGTCCCGATGTACCAGCCCGGGATGTCCGGTCCGCCCGACGGGTTCACCCTCCAGGCTGGTCTGGTCCGGCCGGCGAGCCGGGGACGGATCAGTCTCGTCGACGCTGACCCGCACGCCGGGCTCGACATCGACCCGGCGGCGCTGTCCTGCCCACAGGACGTCGAGGCGCTCGTCGACGCGGTGCTCCTGTGCCGGGAGATGGGTGCCGCGTCAGCCCTGACCGGCGAGTGGGGCGCGCGGGAAGTTCATCCCGGCCCGCAGATCCGTACCCGTGACGACCTGCGCGACTACGTACGCGCCACCGCCGGGACCTACCACCACCAGGTCGGCGCCTGCAAGATGGGCGCCGACGACCAGGCGGTGGTCGACGCCCGCCTCCGGGTACACGGCGTGCGGGGACTACGCGTCGCCGACGCGTCGATCATGCCGGCGGTGACCACCGCCAACACCAACGCCCCGGCGATCCTCATCGGTGAACTCGCCGCCGACTTCGTCACCGCCGACCACACCCGGCAGGACCAGCCGTGA
- a CDS encoding beta-ketoacyl-[acyl-carrier-protein] synthase family protein: protein MTGMEIAVTGLGLVTPGGIGVARTWQTVCAGVSTATHDPDLAGTPVDLSCRVPDFDPRAVVGRRHWQYDRLVQFALVAAREAVADAGLDPATWDGARVGVVIGCGMWGVSTTAAQHAVLAAEGAHAVSALTLPKMLSNMAAGHVGMDLRAGGPNLVVATACASGSTAIGLAYDLLRGRTCDVVVAGGTEAGVTPLVVAGFAQMGALSRRADPTACRPFDVGRDGFVLGEGCGLLVMERAEDAAARGARVRARLLGFGASADAYHPTAPDPEGRGVQRAVQAALTGAGLVPADVDHVNAHATGTPAGDVAEARVLRRLLGPSPVVTASKGSLGHALGAAGGIEAALTVLAVQHGLVPPTANLDEQDSAVDLDVVTKAPREQRVEVALSNSFGFGGQNAVLVLAAA from the coding sequence GTGACCGGTATGGAGATCGCCGTCACCGGCCTGGGACTGGTCACCCCGGGCGGGATCGGCGTGGCCCGTACCTGGCAGACGGTCTGCGCCGGGGTGTCCACCGCAACCCACGACCCCGACCTGGCCGGCACACCCGTCGACCTCTCCTGCCGGGTGCCCGACTTCGACCCGCGCGCCGTCGTCGGTCGCCGCCACTGGCAGTACGACCGGCTCGTGCAGTTCGCGTTGGTGGCGGCCAGGGAGGCAGTGGCCGACGCCGGCCTGGACCCGGCGACCTGGGACGGCGCCCGGGTCGGCGTGGTGATCGGCTGTGGCATGTGGGGGGTGTCCACCACGGCCGCCCAGCATGCCGTTCTCGCCGCCGAGGGGGCGCACGCCGTCTCCGCGCTGACGCTGCCGAAGATGCTGTCCAACATGGCCGCCGGTCACGTCGGCATGGACCTGCGCGCGGGCGGTCCCAACCTGGTCGTCGCCACGGCCTGCGCCTCCGGCAGCACCGCCATCGGCCTGGCGTACGACCTGCTGCGTGGCCGGACCTGCGACGTGGTGGTGGCCGGCGGCACCGAGGCCGGCGTCACCCCGCTCGTCGTCGCCGGGTTCGCGCAGATGGGGGCACTGTCGCGGCGCGCCGACCCGACCGCGTGCCGGCCGTTCGACGTCGGCCGGGACGGCTTCGTGCTCGGTGAGGGATGCGGTCTGCTGGTAATGGAACGCGCCGAGGACGCCGCCGCCCGGGGCGCCCGGGTGCGGGCCCGGCTGCTCGGGTTCGGGGCCAGCGCGGACGCGTACCACCCCACCGCCCCCGATCCTGAGGGCCGTGGTGTGCAGCGGGCCGTGCAGGCGGCGCTGACCGGAGCCGGCCTCGTACCGGCCGACGTGGACCACGTCAACGCGCACGCCACCGGCACACCCGCCGGTGACGTGGCCGAGGCGCGGGTGCTCCGCCGCCTGCTCGGCCCGTCGCCGGTGGTGACCGCGAGCAAGGGGTCCCTCGGTCACGCCCTGGGCGCCGCCGGTGGGATCGAGGCGGCCCTGACCGTGCTGGCGGTGCAGCACGGCCTCGTCCCGCCGACCGCGAACCTCGACGAACAGGACAGCGCCGTCGACCTGGACGTGGTCACCAAGGCGCCCCGGGAGCAGCGCGTCGAGGTGGCCCTGAGCAACTCGTTCGGCTTCGGCGGCCAGAACGCCGTCCTGGTGCTGGCCGCCGCCTGA
- a CDS encoding acyl carrier protein has product MTDVYQQLVEILTTRFETEPDEIGPDVTFEELDLDSLFMVELALVLQKEFNVKIADEDATPRTTIGALAGVIEASLSRAA; this is encoded by the coding sequence ATGACCGACGTCTACCAGCAGCTGGTGGAGATCCTCACCACCCGCTTCGAGACGGAGCCCGACGAGATCGGCCCGGACGTGACCTTCGAGGAACTCGATCTGGACTCGCTGTTCATGGTGGAACTGGCGCTGGTCCTACAGAAGGAGTTCAACGTCAAGATCGCTGACGAGGACGCCACGCCGCGTACCACCATCGGCGCGCTCGCCGGCGTCATCGAAGCCTCGTTGTCCCGCGCGGCGTGA
- a CDS encoding beta-ketoacyl-ACP synthase III gives MTARSAVLAGVGGWVPPRVVTNAELSAGLDTSDEWIRSRTGIAQRHLADPGTSTADLAVEAARRALASAGTPGVDAVVVATMTPDRSCPATAPEVASRLGLTGVAAYDLGAVCSGFVYSLATAAGLIATELADRVLVIGADALSSVTNPADRTTAVVLADGAGAVVLRAGGRDEPGALGPFDLGSDGEGSDLIQVAAGGARQRLSGRPPAPADFYFTMDGREVFRNAVQRMAASSRAVVERVGWQLDDVDRVVSHQANIRILNALADELDLARKQIVSNIDRVGNTGAASIPLALADADATGAVTAGDRVLLTAFGGGLTWGSTVLVWPRLRPGDPLEPTAEERAK, from the coding sequence GTGACGGCCCGGTCGGCAGTGCTCGCCGGAGTGGGTGGCTGGGTGCCGCCGCGTGTGGTCACCAACGCGGAACTCTCCGCCGGACTGGACACCTCGGACGAGTGGATCCGGTCCCGCACCGGCATCGCGCAACGCCACCTCGCCGATCCCGGCACGTCCACCGCCGACCTCGCGGTCGAGGCGGCCCGGCGGGCCCTGGCCTCCGCGGGGACGCCCGGCGTCGACGCCGTCGTGGTGGCCACCATGACGCCGGACCGGTCCTGCCCGGCCACCGCACCCGAGGTCGCCTCCCGGCTCGGCCTGACCGGGGTGGCCGCCTACGACCTGGGTGCGGTCTGTAGCGGGTTCGTCTATTCCCTGGCCACGGCCGCCGGCCTGATCGCCACCGAGCTCGCCGACCGGGTTCTGGTCATCGGCGCCGACGCGCTCTCCAGCGTCACCAACCCGGCCGACCGCACCACCGCCGTGGTCCTGGCCGACGGGGCTGGTGCGGTCGTCCTGCGCGCCGGCGGACGCGACGAGCCCGGCGCACTCGGCCCCTTCGACCTGGGCAGCGACGGGGAGGGAAGCGACCTGATCCAGGTGGCCGCCGGTGGGGCCCGGCAGCGGCTGTCCGGCCGGCCGCCCGCTCCGGCCGACTTCTACTTCACCATGGACGGACGCGAGGTGTTCCGTAACGCGGTGCAACGGATGGCCGCCTCGTCCCGCGCCGTGGTCGAACGGGTCGGCTGGCAGCTGGACGACGTCGACCGGGTCGTCAGTCACCAGGCCAACATCCGCATCCTCAACGCCCTCGCCGACGAACTCGACCTTGCCCGGAAACAGATCGTGTCCAACATCGACCGGGTCGGCAACACCGGTGCCGCCTCGATTCCTCTGGCCCTCGCCGACGCCGACGCCACCGGTGCGGTCACCGCTGGCGACCGCGTCCTGCTCACCGCCTTCGGCGGCGGCCTGACCTGGGGGTCGACGGTACTTGTCTGGCCACGACTGCGACCGGGCGACCCGCTGGAACCCACCGCCGAGGAGCGTGCGAAATGA
- a CDS encoding DUF5829 family protein, whose protein sequence is MPFAQGDSRTIPAPLLDHVVVLLDGPTFRDISACDMLREQFARVKPKNVTSSVAGQYSALGLAGENTLLELFDGALPGPRRLTGGLVFSFEHPGSVQRARALFDTGSGIGGHYELVHRHTADTDEFHPWYHMFRTDLGEDSPLLLFFNEVTPEYFDSVSARRGPGGELLRSGYLDAAFGTGTRDRRWLRDITAVTLRVRPQRAAGMADALTALGYRTTTDATDDAAAGSGPTYRIAGPGVDITLVGSATAPEGVLDITTDLHDAPQRDQEFVFGDTSRLVLRQHGTAHWTFTPPA, encoded by the coding sequence GTGCCATTCGCGCAGGGGGATTCGCGCACCATCCCCGCCCCACTGCTGGACCACGTTGTGGTACTGCTCGACGGGCCCACCTTCCGCGATATATCCGCCTGCGACATGCTGCGCGAACAATTCGCCCGGGTAAAACCAAAAAACGTCACCAGCTCCGTCGCCGGGCAGTACTCGGCACTCGGGCTGGCCGGCGAGAACACCCTGCTGGAGTTGTTCGACGGCGCGCTTCCGGGCCCGCGTCGCCTCACCGGTGGTCTGGTCTTCTCCTTCGAACACCCCGGCTCCGTGCAACGGGCCCGGGCGCTGTTCGACACCGGCTCCGGCATCGGCGGCCACTACGAACTGGTCCACCGCCACACCGCCGACACCGACGAGTTCCACCCCTGGTACCACATGTTCCGCACCGATCTCGGCGAGGACAGCCCACTGCTGTTGTTCTTCAACGAGGTCACCCCCGAGTACTTCGACTCGGTGTCCGCCCGTCGCGGACCCGGCGGGGAGCTGCTGCGCAGCGGGTACCTCGACGCGGCGTTCGGCACCGGGACGCGCGACCGGCGTTGGCTGCGCGACATCACCGCCGTCACGCTGCGGGTCCGCCCGCAGCGGGCGGCCGGGATGGCCGACGCGCTCACCGCCCTGGGCTACCGGACCACGACCGACGCCACCGACGATGCCGCCGCCGGCTCCGGGCCGACGTACCGGATTGCTGGTCCGGGTGTCGACATCACCCTCGTCGGCTCGGCCACCGCGCCCGAGGGAGTCCTCGACATCACCACGGACCTGCACGACGCACCGCAGCGGGATCAGGAGTTCGTCTTCGGTGACACCTCACGCCTGGTCCTACGGCAGCACGGCACCGCCCACTGGACGTTCACCCCACCAGCCTGA
- a CDS encoding non-ribosomal peptide synthetase, with the protein MPGESVLFHEAVLAHAARTPDAVAVESADRSLSYADLVTRAQQVALHLRGHGVGPDVPVGIALDRSTDFVVAVLGILLAGGGWVPLDPSYPAERLSYMLTDSGVDLVVAGASAMARLPAGRVRRVDPTEVAAASGPVPGLPAQRPNGRHLAYMIYTSGSTGRPKGALLSHRGLANLVRAQADAFGVRPGDRVLQFAPSSFDASVFETAMALAAGATLVIADRAAIAPGPDLIATLRDRRVSHLTLPPSVLAALPDEPLPDLTVLVCAGEALPAALVRRWAPGRRMFNAYGPTETTVWATVAQVRPDDRRPSIGVPVTGVHVAVVDPDGRPVPDGEVGELVIGGAGVALGYHARPSLTAERFVPDPDGPPGARRYRSGDRVRRHPDGTLDYLGRIDHQIKLRGHRVEPEEVAAVLAGHPAVADAVVVARGTGEATRLVGYAASDHDPTGLRAFLTERLPAYLVPDVVVTLDALPLTVSGKIDRSALPEPDRASAGLTGPVTAPRTRTERLLAGFVAELLGHTSAEPAVGTSDGHRLGVHDDVFALGVNSLMAGRLAARVRAELGRELPVGVIYQSPTVAAMAVALDDADDTGRAPSPPPLTPADADAVVPLSLPQERIWFLDQLDPGNRAYHAQATIRLHGPLDPAALEAALNEIVRRHDIFRTGFVAGAHGPEQRTAAHCAIALPLVDLSGYDEPERDRQAEQVVAGYLREPFDLASPPLARWALIRHAAHDHTLVHVEHHLVHDGWSFAVFVDELTTLYGSHAAGREPDLPPPACRYRDFTLWQRGWMQGEALDRHLSHWTRELAGAPHELALPLDRARPLSQSFTGAALRIELPGELCARLRAYSRRHGVTLYATMLAGFAALLSRYARQDDMIIGSGVANRRLAETERMIGMVVNTLPLRVDLSGRPGFTELVRRVHSRAARAYEWADVPLDRLVEALDPVRDPSRNPLFQTMFSFHDSPMPLLSFAGLTGTVLERHNGTAKTDLNIVVLPRAEQRAGRGHRDDDAPITLIWEYATALFDSSTMRRMAAHYARLLDAAMRGPDRPVSGLPLLSGEERTQVVQTYNRTDVPFPAARTVPELFAEQVARRPDAPAVEDNGRTLSYAELDARADRLAGLLRRRGVRVDTPVGVLFERGSDLITAFLAVLKAGGAYVPLDPGHPAERLRWLLDDSGVRLVVTRADLAGLLPAGTVDVVIGDDPQVGPTDRPEGGAASVARPDSAAYVLYTSGSTGRPKGVVVAHRAILRLVCGADFVRFGPHERIAQVADASFDAITFEVWGALLHGGTVCVIPRDTVLSPGHLGDELRRSGITSMFLTSALFNEVMAHRPDSFATMTNLLVGGDALNPVRIRQLLRGPHAPVRLLNGYGPTETTTFAVVHHITDLPDEATSVPIGRPIANTTAYVLDGELRPVPEGVPGQLYLGGPGVARGYAGRPALTAQRFVPDPFGAAGSRLYDTGDVVRWRSGGVLEFLGRIDDQVKISGFRIEPGEVENTLLGHPAVAGAAVVVDDSPAGRRLVAYVVPAAGRPGPAATELRAWLVERLPPYLVPAAYVPLPALPLTEHGKLDRSALPAAEAERPDLRVAFRPPGSDAERTVAAICADLLGLDRVGLDDDFFALGGHSLLAMRLVARVNETFGADVALARFLRTPTIACLVAALHGRAATDPAGPGGIAPGGWRQLEDLLQHIDQLSPEQVEQLLHTFADNEVDR; encoded by the coding sequence ATGCCCGGCGAATCCGTACTGTTCCACGAGGCGGTCCTCGCGCACGCCGCCCGTACCCCCGACGCGGTCGCGGTGGAGTCCGCCGACCGGTCGCTGAGCTACGCCGACCTGGTCACCCGAGCCCAGCAGGTGGCGCTCCACCTGCGCGGCCACGGCGTCGGGCCCGACGTGCCGGTCGGGATCGCCCTGGACCGCTCGACCGACTTCGTCGTCGCGGTACTCGGCATCCTGCTGGCCGGCGGCGGCTGGGTGCCGCTCGACCCGTCCTACCCCGCCGAGCGGCTGTCGTACATGCTCACCGACTCCGGTGTGGACCTGGTCGTCGCCGGGGCGTCCGCCATGGCTCGGCTGCCCGCCGGGCGGGTACGCCGCGTCGACCCGACCGAGGTCGCCGCAGCGTCCGGGCCGGTGCCCGGCCTGCCTGCGCAGCGACCGAACGGGCGGCATCTCGCCTACATGATCTACACGTCCGGGTCCACCGGGCGTCCCAAGGGCGCCCTGCTCAGCCACCGCGGCCTGGCCAACCTCGTCCGCGCGCAGGCCGACGCCTTCGGGGTGCGCCCCGGTGACCGGGTCCTCCAGTTCGCCCCGTCCAGCTTCGACGCCTCGGTGTTCGAGACCGCCATGGCGCTGGCGGCGGGCGCCACCCTGGTCATCGCGGATCGGGCCGCCATCGCCCCCGGGCCGGACCTGATCGCCACCCTGCGGGACCGGCGCGTCAGCCACCTCACGCTACCCCCGTCGGTGCTGGCCGCCCTGCCCGACGAGCCCCTGCCCGACCTGACGGTCCTGGTCTGCGCCGGTGAGGCGCTCCCCGCGGCACTGGTCCGGCGCTGGGCTCCCGGCCGGCGCATGTTCAATGCCTACGGCCCCACCGAGACCACCGTCTGGGCCACCGTGGCGCAGGTGCGTCCCGACGACCGTCGGCCGTCCATCGGCGTACCGGTCACCGGCGTCCACGTCGCCGTGGTCGACCCCGACGGCCGCCCGGTGCCCGACGGTGAGGTCGGCGAACTGGTCATCGGCGGGGCCGGCGTCGCCCTGGGCTACCACGCCCGGCCGTCGCTGACCGCCGAACGATTCGTCCCCGACCCGGACGGTCCACCCGGCGCACGCCGCTACCGCAGCGGCGACCGGGTACGCCGCCACCCCGACGGCACCCTCGACTACCTCGGCCGGATCGACCACCAGATCAAGCTGCGCGGGCACCGGGTCGAACCGGAGGAGGTGGCGGCCGTACTGGCCGGGCATCCCGCCGTGGCCGACGCGGTGGTGGTCGCCCGGGGCACCGGCGAGGCCACCCGCCTGGTCGGCTACGCCGCCAGCGACCACGACCCGACCGGTCTGCGCGCCTTCCTCACCGAACGACTGCCCGCCTACCTGGTACCCGACGTGGTGGTCACCCTCGACGCGCTGCCGCTGACCGTGAGCGGCAAGATCGACCGGTCCGCCCTGCCCGAGCCCGACCGGGCCAGCGCCGGCCTCACCGGACCCGTCACCGCGCCGCGCACCCGCACCGAGCGACTCCTCGCCGGGTTCGTCGCCGAGCTGCTCGGCCACACCAGCGCCGAGCCGGCCGTGGGCACGTCGGACGGCCACCGCCTCGGTGTGCACGACGACGTCTTCGCCCTCGGCGTCAACTCGCTGATGGCCGGCCGGCTCGCCGCGCGGGTCCGCGCCGAGCTCGGCCGTGAACTGCCGGTCGGGGTCATCTACCAATCCCCCACCGTCGCCGCCATGGCCGTCGCGCTCGACGACGCCGACGACACCGGTCGCGCACCCAGCCCACCGCCGCTGACCCCGGCCGACGCCGACGCGGTCGTGCCGCTGTCGCTGCCCCAGGAGCGGATCTGGTTCCTCGACCAGCTCGACCCGGGCAACCGGGCGTACCACGCCCAGGCCACCATCCGGCTCCACGGGCCGCTCGACCCGGCCGCGCTGGAGGCCGCGCTCAACGAGATCGTCCGTCGGCACGACATCTTCCGTACCGGCTTCGTGGCCGGTGCGCACGGCCCCGAACAGCGCACCGCGGCCCACTGCGCCATCGCTCTCCCGCTGGTCGACCTGTCCGGGTACGACGAGCCGGAGCGCGACCGGCAGGCCGAGCAGGTCGTGGCCGGATACCTGCGCGAACCGTTCGACCTGGCCAGCCCACCGCTGGCCCGGTGGGCGCTGATCCGCCACGCCGCGCACGACCACACCCTGGTCCATGTCGAACACCATCTGGTCCACGACGGCTGGTCGTTCGCCGTCTTCGTCGACGAGCTCACCACCCTGTACGGCAGCCACGCCGCCGGACGGGAACCGGACCTGCCGCCGCCGGCCTGCCGCTACCGGGACTTCACGCTCTGGCAACGCGGATGGATGCAGGGCGAGGCCCTCGACCGTCACCTGTCGCACTGGACCCGGGAACTGGCCGGCGCGCCGCACGAGCTGGCGCTGCCCCTGGACCGGGCCCGTCCGCTGAGCCAGAGTTTCACCGGCGCGGCGCTGCGGATCGAGCTACCCGGTGAGCTGTGTGCGCGACTGCGCGCGTACAGCCGCCGGCACGGGGTGACCCTCTACGCCACCATGCTCGCCGGCTTCGCCGCCCTGTTGAGCCGCTACGCCCGCCAGGACGACATGATCATCGGCAGTGGCGTGGCGAATCGCCGCCTCGCCGAGACCGAACGCATGATCGGCATGGTCGTCAACACCCTGCCGCTGCGCGTCGACCTGTCCGGCCGTCCCGGCTTCACCGAACTGGTCCGCCGGGTACACAGCCGCGCCGCGCGTGCCTACGAATGGGCCGACGTGCCGCTGGACCGGCTGGTGGAGGCCCTCGACCCGGTCCGCGACCCGTCCCGTAACCCGCTGTTCCAGACCATGTTCAGCTTCCACGACTCCCCGATGCCGCTGCTGAGCTTCGCCGGGTTGACCGGCACCGTGCTGGAACGACACAACGGCACCGCCAAGACCGACCTGAACATCGTGGTCCTGCCCCGCGCGGAACAGCGTGCCGGGCGCGGCCACCGCGACGACGACGCCCCGATCACCCTGATCTGGGAGTACGCCACCGCTCTGTTCGACTCCTCGACCATGCGGCGGATGGCCGCGCACTACGCCCGGCTGCTCGACGCGGCGATGCGCGGCCCCGACCGCCCGGTCAGCGGGTTGCCGCTGCTCAGCGGAGAGGAGCGGACCCAGGTCGTCCAGACGTACAACCGCACCGACGTTCCTTTTCCGGCCGCACGCACCGTGCCCGAACTGTTCGCCGAACAGGTGGCCAGGCGACCGGACGCCCCCGCCGTCGAGGACAACGGCCGGACCCTCAGCTACGCCGAACTCGACGCCCGCGCCGACCGGCTGGCCGGACTGCTGCGCCGCCGGGGCGTCCGGGTCGACACCCCGGTCGGTGTCCTGTTCGAACGGGGCAGCGATCTGATCACCGCGTTCCTGGCCGTGCTCAAGGCCGGCGGCGCCTACGTACCGCTCGACCCCGGGCATCCTGCTGAACGGCTGCGCTGGCTGCTGGACGACTCCGGGGTCCGGCTGGTGGTCACCCGGGCCGACCTGGCCGGGCTGCTGCCCGCCGGAACCGTGGACGTGGTCATCGGGGACGACCCGCAGGTCGGGCCGACGGACCGGCCCGAGGGCGGCGCCGCATCCGTCGCCCGCCCGGACAGCGCCGCCTACGTCCTCTACACCTCCGGCTCCACCGGACGCCCCAAGGGGGTGGTCGTCGCCCACCGTGCGATTCTGCGCCTGGTCTGCGGCGCCGACTTCGTCCGGTTCGGGCCGCACGAACGCATCGCCCAGGTGGCCGACGCGTCCTTCGACGCGATCACCTTCGAGGTCTGGGGTGCCCTGCTGCACGGCGGCACCGTCTGCGTCATCCCCCGCGACACCGTCCTGAGCCCCGGCCACCTGGGCGACGAGCTGCGCCGGTCCGGGATCACCAGCATGTTCCTGACCTCGGCCCTGTTCAACGAGGTCATGGCGCACCGGCCGGACAGCTTCGCCACCATGACCAACCTGCTCGTCGGCGGGGACGCGCTGAACCCGGTCCGGATCCGGCAGCTGCTGCGCGGCCCGCACGCCCCGGTCCGGCTGCTCAACGGCTACGGCCCCACCGAGACCACGACCTTCGCGGTGGTGCACCACATCACCGACCTGCCCGACGAGGCCACCTCCGTGCCCATCGGCCGCCCCATCGCCAACACCACCGCGTACGTGCTCGACGGCGAGCTGCGCCCGGTGCCCGAGGGCGTACCGGGTCAGCTCTACCTCGGTGGCCCCGGAGTGGCCCGGGGCTACGCCGGACGGCCCGCGCTGACCGCGCAGCGGTTCGTCCCCGATCCCTTCGGCGCCGCCGGCTCCCGCCTCTACGACACCGGCGACGTGGTGCGCTGGCGCAGCGGAGGCGTGCTGGAGTTCCTCGGCCGGATCGACGACCAGGTCAAGATCTCCGGCTTCCGGATCGAGCCGGGCGAGGTGGAGAACACCCTGCTCGGCCATCCGGCGGTGGCCGGCGCGGCGGTCGTGGTCGACGACAGCCCGGCCGGACGACGCCTGGTCGCCTACGTGGTACCCGCGGCCGGCCGGCCCGGACCGGCCGCCACGGAGCTGCGCGCCTGGCTCGTCGAGCGGCTGCCGCCCTACCTGGTACCCGCGGCGTACGTGCCGCTGCCGGCCCTGCCCCTGACCGAGCACGGCAAACTCGACCGGTCTGCCCTGCCGGCCGCCGAGGCCGAACGTCCCGACCTGCGGGTGGCCTTCCGTCCGCCCGGCAGCGACGCCGAGCGGACCGTCGCCGCGATCTGCGCCGACCTGCTCGGGCTCGACCGGGTCGGTCTCGACGATGACTTCTTCGCCCTCGGTGGGCACTCGCTGCTCGCCATGCGGCTGGTGGCCCGGGTGAACGAGACGTTCGGCGCCGACGTGGCTTTGGCCCGCTTCCTGCGTACGCCCACCATCGCCTGCCTGGTGGCCGCCCTCCACGGCCGCGCGGCCACGGATCCGGCCGGGCCCGGCGGCATCGCACCCGGCGGATGGCGGCAGCTGGAGGACCTGCTGCAGCACATCGACCAGCTCAGCCCCGAGCAGGTCGAGCAGTTGCTGCACACCTTCGCGGACAACGAGGTGGACCGATGA